The proteins below come from a single Leifsonia sp. 1010 genomic window:
- a CDS encoding DUF3800 domain-containing protein — protein MAQLVYIDETISNGEDRLPKYLTVVGVAVEEDSVRALAERMRAVVHHHLGWLPHDFEFHANELWGGGGYWKGKSPTELLAVFDDVIKVLLDLDIFVVHATIDIPALHQKYLGHFDDNAYLLALQFMLEKLDSYRAGQPLRILIADQTQEHQLRATDMVGEMQWRPLGGEVPGRLLSTVIDSIHFVDSKSSPGVQLADCVAYIIHRNRRTAYEHPAAKAAVQRLSAEIDSKTRTWRAAWP, from the coding sequence GTGGCCCAGCTTGTGTACATCGACGAGACAATTTCGAACGGCGAAGATCGGCTTCCGAAATACCTGACCGTCGTCGGCGTCGCGGTCGAGGAGGACTCCGTGCGTGCGCTCGCCGAACGCATGAGGGCGGTTGTACATCACCATCTTGGGTGGCTACCCCACGACTTCGAGTTTCACGCTAACGAGCTCTGGGGCGGCGGCGGCTATTGGAAGGGGAAGTCCCCGACCGAGCTGCTGGCGGTGTTCGACGACGTGATCAAGGTGTTGCTCGACCTCGACATTTTTGTCGTGCACGCGACGATCGACATCCCGGCGCTGCACCAAAAGTATCTCGGCCATTTTGACGACAATGCCTATCTTTTGGCCTTGCAGTTCATGTTGGAGAAGCTGGACAGCTATCGTGCTGGCCAGCCGCTCCGGATCCTTATTGCAGACCAGACTCAGGAACATCAACTCAGGGCAACGGATATGGTTGGCGAGATGCAATGGAGGCCGCTGGGCGGCGAAGTCCCGGGGAGGCTGCTGTCAACAGTCATCGATTCCATCCATTTCGTGGACTCCAAGAGTAGCCCTGGTGTTCAGCTCGCTGACTGCGTTGCCTACATCATCCACAGAAACCGGCGGACAGCATATGAACACCCGGCCGCTAAGGCCGCGGTGCAGCGGCTGTCGGCTGAAATCGATAGCAAAACACGTACCTGGCGAGCCGCGTGGCCGTGA
- a CDS encoding DUF2510 domain-containing protein, producing the protein MTDPVPPAAGWYPDPYGSGALRWWDGSRWGDQLAPAAPSPYAAPSPYGPPPRRPLAPGTPVYTVWIWLVAVAPVVTGLLLFLLHPQAMFRTAPDGSGVVLTDPFALLGGPLYFVVMGVSWLISAATIVFSWLDYRELVRRGMERPFHWAWSFLGIVYPIGRSVIVRKVADGRGLAPLWVAIAAYVVTMVLATVWSILLVSEILGTVTQHVPVGA; encoded by the coding sequence ATGACCGACCCGGTCCCTCCCGCCGCCGGCTGGTATCCGGACCCCTACGGGTCCGGCGCGCTGCGCTGGTGGGACGGCTCCCGCTGGGGCGACCAGCTCGCACCGGCAGCGCCGTCTCCGTACGCGGCGCCGTCTCCGTACGGGCCCCCGCCGCGCCGCCCGCTCGCGCCGGGCACCCCGGTGTACACGGTGTGGATCTGGCTTGTCGCGGTCGCACCGGTGGTGACCGGACTGCTGTTGTTCCTGTTGCACCCGCAGGCGATGTTCCGTACCGCGCCCGATGGTTCCGGTGTGGTGCTGACGGACCCGTTCGCCCTTCTCGGCGGCCCGCTGTATTTCGTGGTCATGGGTGTGAGCTGGCTGATCTCGGCAGCGACGATCGTCTTCTCCTGGCTGGACTACCGCGAGCTCGTCCGACGCGGAATGGAGCGACCCTTCCACTGGGCGTGGTCGTTCCTCGGGATCGTCTACCCGATCGGCCGCAGCGTCATCGTGCGCAAGGTCGCCGACGGCCGCGGGCTGGCGCCCCTCTGGGTGGCGATCGCGGCGTACGTCGTCACGATGGTCCTGGCGACGGTCTGGTCGATCCTGCTCGTCAGCGAGATCCTCGGCACCGTGACGCAACACGTCCCCGTCGGCGCCTGA
- a CDS encoding serine hydrolase codes for MTAADQLLDRFVRTVDREGLGAYGAHALVGDDEADHRWRSDDRVNVYSVSKGVSALAAGIAVDEGVLTLDTTVAEALPGLELGDGVGAVSLRHLLTMSSGIDFQWFGDQPVPGADLAQEMLRLPTRGPGEHFLYSDASTYVAMRMLGAAVGDVRDWLLPRLFEPLGIDNPQWMRCPLGWIVAGSGLQLRTEELTRIGRVLRDRGEWRGSRIVSAAWIDGMHADWRDTGSDGTSAHYGIATWEGPSGLWRFDGRYGQYVVVDDAHGAVLTVTAHEEFRTGRLLEVAHEALLG; via the coding sequence ATGACTGCCGCCGACCAGCTCCTGGACCGCTTCGTTCGCACCGTGGATCGGGAAGGGCTGGGCGCGTACGGCGCCCACGCCCTGGTGGGTGACGACGAGGCGGACCACCGCTGGCGCAGCGACGACCGGGTGAACGTGTACTCCGTATCGAAGGGGGTCAGCGCGCTGGCCGCGGGCATCGCGGTCGACGAAGGCGTGCTGACCCTCGACACGACCGTCGCGGAGGCGCTCCCCGGGCTGGAGCTCGGCGACGGGGTAGGAGCGGTGTCGCTCCGCCACCTGCTGACCATGTCGAGCGGCATCGATTTCCAGTGGTTCGGCGACCAGCCGGTGCCGGGCGCCGACCTGGCGCAGGAGATGCTCCGCCTCCCGACCCGCGGCCCGGGGGAGCACTTCCTCTACTCGGACGCGAGCACCTACGTTGCCATGCGGATGCTCGGCGCTGCCGTGGGGGACGTGCGCGACTGGCTGCTCCCGCGGCTGTTCGAGCCTCTGGGCATCGACAACCCGCAGTGGATGAGGTGCCCGCTGGGCTGGATCGTCGCGGGCAGCGGCCTCCAGCTGCGCACCGAGGAGCTGACCCGCATCGGCCGTGTGCTGCGCGACCGCGGCGAGTGGCGCGGATCGCGGATCGTGAGCGCCGCCTGGATCGACGGGATGCACGCGGACTGGCGCGACACCGGCAGCGACGGCACCTCCGCCCACTACGGGATCGCGACCTGGGAGGGCCCGTCAGGCCTGTGGCGATTCGATGGACGGTACGGGCAGTACGTCGTCGTCGACGACGCGCACGGCGCCGTCCTGACGGTGACGGCTCACGAGGAGTTCCGGACCGGCCGGCTGCTCGAGGTCGCGCACGAGGCGCTCCTCGGCTGA
- the kdpC gene encoding K(+)-transporting ATPase subunit C, whose translation MNASTRGTGRQYWVALRALLIFTVVLGVAYPLVVTGIGQLTLPAQANGSTVTAQGKVVGSSLIGQSFTDKKGNPLPQWFQSRPSAAGDGYDGGASSGSNLGPNNPDLLTSIDERAKVIEKVDGVSVGRIPPDALTASGSGLDPQISPVYALLQVDAVAKARGISADRVRALVEKHVQQRDLGYLGEPTVNVLQLNIALEAMAPSE comes from the coding sequence ATGAATGCTTCGACACGGGGAACCGGGCGCCAGTACTGGGTCGCCCTCCGGGCACTGCTCATCTTCACCGTCGTCCTCGGCGTCGCCTACCCGCTGGTGGTCACGGGGATCGGCCAGCTCACCCTCCCCGCGCAGGCGAACGGCTCGACCGTCACCGCGCAGGGGAAGGTGGTCGGCTCGAGCCTGATCGGTCAGTCCTTCACCGACAAGAAGGGGAACCCGCTGCCGCAGTGGTTCCAGTCCCGGCCGTCTGCGGCGGGCGACGGGTACGACGGCGGCGCGTCCAGCGGCAGCAACCTCGGACCGAACAACCCGGACCTCCTGACGTCGATCGACGAGCGGGCGAAGGTCATCGAGAAGGTGGACGGCGTCAGCGTCGGCCGGATCCCGCCCGACGCGCTGACCGCATCCGGCTCGGGATTGGACCCGCAGATCTCGCCGGTGTACGCGCTGCTCCAGGTGGATGCGGTGGCGAAGGCCCGAGGCATCAGCGCGGACCGGGTGCGTGCCCTCGTCGAGAAGCACGTCCAGCAGCGCGACCTGGGCTACCTGGGGGAGCCGACCGTCAACGTCCTGCAGCTGAACATCGCTCTCGAGGCGATGGCGCCGTCAGAATGA